A window of Photobacterium sp. GJ3 contains these coding sequences:
- a CDS encoding TetR/AcrR family transcriptional regulator, which yields MTDKKERILQATEELLAKHGFHGLSMNMVAKEAKVATGTIYRYFTDKDDLLYQLHDHILTIVARKITQNISDLMPLEVRFRTMWLNIWNMATDGEAPLINRGQFENMPHRGKQYKIALEKTLFAPVHRMFDEGKAQGLFKPLDNEILAALSLEPSAALARKHLTGIFTVSDEARDAAINACWDALITH from the coding sequence ATGACTGATAAAAAAGAACGTATCTTGCAGGCAACCGAAGAATTGCTGGCAAAACATGGATTTCACGGCCTCTCGATGAATATGGTCGCCAAAGAAGCCAAGGTCGCAACAGGCACCATCTACCGGTACTTCACCGACAAAGATGATCTGCTGTATCAGCTTCACGATCATATACTGACCATTGTCGCCCGAAAAATCACTCAGAATATTTCGGATCTCATGCCACTGGAAGTGCGGTTTCGTACCATGTGGCTGAACATCTGGAATATGGCCACCGACGGTGAAGCGCCGCTGATCAACCGGGGCCAGTTTGAGAACATGCCGCATCGCGGGAAACAGTACAAGATCGCGTTAGAGAAAACGCTCTTTGCCCCAGTTCACAGGATGTTTGACGAAGGTAAAGCTCAGGGGCTGTTTAAGCCTTTAGACAACGAGATACTCGCCGCGCTCAGTTTGGAGCCCAGCGCTGCGCTGGCACGTAAACATCTGACCGGTATTTTTACAGTAAGTGACGAAGCGCGGGATGCTGCCATCAACGCTTGCTGGGACGCCCTAATTACACATTGA
- the rep gene encoding DNA helicase Rep, whose translation MKLNPRQNEAVRYVAGPCLVLAGAGSGKTRVITNKIAYLVQQCGYKARNIAALTFTNKAAREMKERVGQTLGRQESKGLMVSTFHTLGLNIIRREYKSLGLKASFSLFDDQDQMALLKELTEKQIDGDKDLLKMLLSAISNWKNDMKSPEVAKAEAQGERDQLFAHCYDLYQRQMKAYNALDFDDLILMPVLLLRDNDEVRQRWQNKIRYLLVDEYQDTNTSQYVFVKLLVGERSKFTVVGDDDQSIYSWRGAQPENLVLLNKDFPTLKVIKLEQNYRSTSRILRTANILIANNPHVFEKTLFSEIPDGDMLKVITAKNEEHEAEKVVGELIAHRFLNNTDYKDYAILYRGNHQSRLFEKALMQNRIPYKISGGTSFFSRAEIKDIMAYLRLLTNLDDDNAFLRIVNTPRREIGPVTLEKLGTYANMRGKSLFEASFELGLEQHLAGRGLDNLRQFTRWVVELSDNVERGDAVAAVRQMIRDIHYEDWLFETSASPKAAEMRMKNVSDLYSWITADLEGDNYDNEVRTLKEVVQRMTLRDMMERGEEDDDADQVQLMTLHASKGLEFPYVYLVGTEEGILPHQSSIDEDNVEEERRLAYVGITRAQKVLTFTLCKERRQYGELLKPEPSRFLYELPQDDLDWETERKPVSAEERMQRGQAHIANLRSMFNKNK comes from the coding sequence ATGAAACTCAACCCCAGACAGAATGAAGCGGTTCGCTACGTTGCCGGACCTTGTTTGGTTCTGGCCGGTGCCGGGTCGGGCAAAACGCGGGTGATCACCAATAAAATTGCGTATTTAGTCCAGCAATGTGGCTACAAAGCCCGCAACATTGCCGCCCTCACCTTTACCAATAAAGCGGCACGTGAAATGAAGGAGCGGGTCGGGCAGACCTTGGGCCGTCAGGAATCCAAGGGACTCATGGTGTCCACCTTTCATACCCTGGGGTTGAATATTATTCGCCGGGAATATAAATCGCTGGGCCTGAAAGCGAGCTTTTCCCTGTTTGATGATCAGGACCAGATGGCGTTGCTCAAAGAGCTGACGGAAAAGCAGATCGACGGTGATAAAGATTTGCTGAAAATGTTGCTCTCAGCGATTTCCAACTGGAAGAACGACATGAAATCACCTGAGGTTGCCAAAGCAGAAGCCCAGGGCGAGCGTGACCAGTTGTTCGCCCACTGCTATGACCTGTATCAGCGGCAGATGAAGGCTTACAACGCCCTTGATTTTGATGACCTGATTCTGATGCCGGTTTTACTGTTGCGGGATAATGATGAAGTCCGCCAGCGCTGGCAGAATAAAATCCGTTATCTGCTGGTGGATGAATACCAGGATACCAACACCAGTCAGTATGTGTTTGTGAAGTTGCTGGTCGGGGAGCGTTCCAAATTTACCGTGGTCGGCGACGACGATCAGTCGATTTATTCCTGGCGCGGCGCGCAGCCGGAAAACCTGGTGCTGCTCAATAAAGACTTTCCGACCCTGAAAGTGATCAAGCTGGAACAGAATTATCGTTCGACCAGCCGGATCCTGCGCACGGCCAATATTCTGATCGCCAATAATCCGCATGTATTCGAGAAAACCCTGTTCTCGGAGATCCCGGACGGCGACATGCTGAAGGTGATCACGGCAAAAAATGAAGAGCACGAAGCCGAGAAAGTCGTTGGAGAGCTGATCGCCCATCGTTTTCTCAACAATACTGATTATAAAGATTACGCCATTCTGTACCGGGGAAATCACCAGTCCCGGCTGTTTGAAAAAGCACTGATGCAAAACCGGATCCCTTACAAAATTTCCGGTGGCACCTCATTTTTCTCTCGTGCTGAAATCAAAGACATCATGGCGTATCTGCGTTTGCTGACCAATCTGGACGATGACAATGCCTTTTTGCGGATTGTGAACACCCCCAGACGGGAAATAGGTCCGGTTACGCTGGAAAAATTGGGTACCTATGCCAACATGCGCGGAAAAAGCCTGTTTGAAGCCAGTTTTGAACTGGGACTGGAGCAACACCTGGCTGGACGCGGACTGGACAATCTGCGTCAGTTTACCCGCTGGGTGGTGGAATTGTCGGATAATGTCGAGCGCGGGGATGCGGTCGCCGCTGTACGTCAGATGATCCGGGATATCCATTATGAAGACTGGCTGTTCGAAACGTCTGCCAGCCCGAAAGCGGCTGAAATGCGGATGAAGAACGTGTCAGATCTCTACAGCTGGATTACGGCTGATCTGGAAGGCGACAACTATGATAATGAGGTGCGAACACTCAAAGAAGTGGTGCAGCGCATGACCTTGCGCGACATGATGGAGCGTGGTGAAGAGGACGATGATGCCGATCAGGTCCAGCTCATGACGTTGCATGCATCCAAAGGTCTCGAATTCCCTTATGTTTATCTGGTGGGTACCGAGGAAGGGATCCTGCCGCATCAGTCCAGTATTGATGAAGATAATGTGGAGGAAGAGCGTCGTCTGGCCTACGTGGGGATCACCCGGGCTCAGAAAGTGCTGACTTTCACTTTATGTAAAGAGCGGCGCCAGTACGGGGAGCTGCTCAAACCGGAGCCCAGCCGTTTTCTGTATGAATTGCCCCAGGATGATCTGGACTGGGAAACGGAACGTAAACCAGTGTCGGCAGAAGAGCGGATGCAGCGGGGACAAGCGCATATCGCGAATCTCCGGTCGATGTTCAATAAGAACAAGTAA
- a CDS encoding ABC transporter permease — protein sequence MFTFLVKRLVQALVVMFVISLVAFAIQDNLGDPLRELVGQSVSEAERDALRTEMGLNDPFMVKYGRFIAKAVQGDLGNSYFFKRPVVDVILDKLVATLELVFAASLIIVVVSIPLGVYSAIHPNSALTKAIMGFSIVGISVPVFLTAIMLMYVFSIELGWLPSFGRGETANVLGWNSGFFTLDGLAHLILPSVSLASIMLPLFIRLVRSEMLEALSTEYVKFARAKGLAQNKVYYQHALKNTMLPVITVGGVQIGTMVAYTILTETVFQWPGTGFLFLEAINRVDTPLITAYVIFVGLIFVVTNTLVDLLYGLINPTVNLTGKGA from the coding sequence ATGTTTACTTTTTTAGTCAAGCGCCTGGTGCAGGCACTGGTAGTGATGTTTGTGATCAGTCTGGTGGCGTTTGCTATCCAGGACAATTTAGGCGACCCGCTGCGTGAGCTGGTGGGACAGTCTGTGTCCGAGGCCGAGCGTGATGCGCTGCGGACTGAAATGGGCCTGAACGATCCCTTTATGGTGAAGTATGGCCGCTTTATTGCGAAAGCGGTGCAAGGGGATTTGGGCAATTCCTACTTTTTCAAGCGTCCGGTTGTGGACGTGATTTTAGATAAGCTGGTAGCAACCCTGGAATTGGTGTTTGCGGCGTCGTTGATTATCGTGGTGGTTTCCATACCGCTTGGGGTTTATTCAGCAATTCACCCCAACAGCGCGCTGACCAAAGCGATTATGGGCTTCAGTATTGTCGGCATCTCGGTTCCGGTTTTCCTGACGGCCATCATGCTGATGTATGTGTTTTCAATTGAATTAGGCTGGCTGCCGTCGTTTGGGCGAGGGGAGACGGCCAATGTATTGGGCTGGAATTCAGGATTCTTTACGCTGGATGGCCTGGCACACTTGATCCTGCCGAGTGTCTCGCTGGCATCGATTATGTTGCCGCTCTTTATTCGTTTGGTGCGCTCAGAAATGCTGGAAGCACTGAGCACTGAATATGTGAAATTTGCCCGTGCCAAAGGTCTGGCGCAGAACAAAGTCTATTACCAGCACGCACTGAAAAACACCATGCTGCCTGTGATCACTGTCGGTGGTGTACAAATCGGGACCATGGTGGCTTACACCATTCTGACGGAAACGGTGTTCCAGTGGCCGGGCACCGGGTTCCTGTTCCTGGAAGCGATTAACCGAGTGGATACTCCTTTGATTACCGCTTATGTCATATTTGTTGGCCTGATTTTCGTAGTCACCAACACCCTGGTTGACCTGCTGTATGGCCTGATCAACCCAACTGTAAACCTGACGGGTAAAGGAGCGTAA
- a CDS encoding ABC transporter substrate-binding protein, translated as MKTIKSKLAVALMAAGLSFGAAAANLNLAYDADPVSLDPHEQLSGGTLQLSHMSFDPLIRFTQSMEFEPRLATSWERVDNSTMRFKLRDGVKFHSGNDFSADDVIWTFKRLKTSADFKGIFTPIVDVKKVDALTVDVITDGTYPLIENVMTYLFPMDSKFYTGQTENGKDKGELKKNGSTYASTNISGTGPFKVSSREQGVKVEFERFADYWDKDSEGNVDNITLRPIKEDATRVAALLSGDVDMIAPVSPNDYQRIKSNDKLDLVTMPGTRVITFQLNQKVAEPLRDARVRQAIVYAVNNEGIAEKIMKGAATPAAQQSPVGYAGYNESLTPRYDLKKAQQLMKDAGYENGFSISMIAPNNRYVNDEKVAQAVAAMLAKIKIKVDLQTMPKAQYWPEFDKCEAGMLMIGWHPDTEDSANFTEFLTMTRNADTGKGQYNCGHYSNAEVDKLVEAANSETDLEKRSTMLKKVEELLYNDAAFVPLYWQDPSWAAKKNVDIKPIVNGMDFPYLGDLVIK; from the coding sequence ATGAAAACCATCAAGAGCAAGTTAGCCGTTGCATTAATGGCTGCTGGTCTGAGCTTCGGTGCTGCTGCCGCGAACTTGAATCTGGCTTATGATGCGGACCCGGTTTCTCTGGATCCACATGAGCAGCTGTCTGGCGGTACGCTGCAACTTTCTCACATGAGTTTTGATCCACTGATCCGTTTCACCCAGTCGATGGAATTTGAACCCCGACTGGCGACTTCGTGGGAGCGTGTCGATAACAGCACGATGCGTTTTAAATTGCGTGACGGCGTGAAATTCCACTCTGGAAACGATTTCTCCGCTGATGACGTGATCTGGACTTTCAAGCGTCTGAAAACTTCTGCTGATTTCAAAGGCATTTTCACCCCGATTGTTGATGTGAAGAAAGTCGATGCCCTGACAGTGGATGTGATCACGGATGGGACTTATCCGCTGATTGAGAACGTGATGACTTATCTGTTCCCGATGGACAGTAAGTTCTATACCGGTCAGACCGAGAATGGCAAAGACAAAGGTGAGCTGAAGAAAAACGGTTCAACTTATGCATCGACCAACATCTCTGGTACGGGCCCGTTCAAAGTATCGAGCCGTGAGCAGGGCGTGAAAGTTGAATTCGAGCGTTTTGCCGACTACTGGGACAAGGACAGCGAAGGTAACGTTGACAACATCACACTGCGCCCAATCAAAGAAGATGCGACGCGTGTTGCAGCGCTGCTGTCTGGCGACGTTGATATGATTGCGCCTGTTTCTCCGAACGACTATCAGCGTATTAAGAGTAACGACAAGCTGGATCTGGTGACCATGCCGGGTACGCGTGTCATTACTTTCCAACTGAACCAGAAAGTTGCAGAGCCACTGCGTGATGCTCGTGTTCGCCAAGCGATTGTCTATGCGGTGAACAACGAAGGGATCGCTGAGAAAATCATGAAAGGTGCTGCGACTCCGGCAGCTCAGCAAAGCCCGGTCGGCTACGCTGGCTACAATGAATCGCTGACACCTCGCTACGATCTGAAAAAAGCACAGCAACTGATGAAAGACGCTGGCTATGAAAATGGCTTCTCTATCAGCATGATTGCGCCAAATAACCGTTACGTGAACGACGAAAAAGTTGCTCAGGCTGTGGCGGCAATGCTGGCGAAAATCAAGATCAAAGTTGACCTGCAAACCATGCCAAAGGCGCAGTACTGGCCTGAGTTCGATAAGTGTGAAGCCGGTATGCTGATGATTGGCTGGCACCCGGATACAGAGGATTCTGCGAACTTTACGGAATTCCTGACCATGACGCGTAACGCGGACACCGGTAAAGGTCAGTACAACTGTGGTCACTATTCGAATGCTGAAGTCGACAAGCTGGTTGAAGCGGCAAACTCTGAAACGGATCTGGAAAAACGCAGCACCATGCTGAAGAAAGTGGAAGAGCTGCTGTATAACGACGCAGCCTTTGTACCACTGTACTGGCAGGACCCTTCCTGGGCAGCCAAGAAAAATGTGGATATCAAACCTATCGTGAACGGTATGGACTTCCCGTACCTGGGCGATCTGGTGATCAAGTAA
- a CDS encoding ABC transporter ATP-binding protein, translating to MALLEVKNLRIEYPSRHGVHAAVKSLSFSIERGEIVGVVGESGAGKSTVGNAVIDLLSPPGNIASGDVYLDGQKISGLTPEAMRKVRGAKIGFIFQDPMTSLNPLFTVERQLTETIVTNLNVSQDEAVRRAIKLMEQVGIPQPEVRIKQYPHQFSGGMRQRVVIAIALAGEPDLIIADEPTTALDVSIQDQILSLIRELCVKKNVGCMLVTHDMGVVSNVTDRVAVMYRGDLVEIGPTAQVLGHPNHPYTKSLISAVPRSDIKLERFPLVSYIEAAGETTQLDVKNHWLGQSEDQRQYTGALLQVENVNLRFVTKDSFFESRREYVQASNNVSFEVFEGETFGLVGESGSGKSTIARVIAGLYPPNSGKVVFEGIDLTALKSEKERRPMRRQMQMVFQNPYSSMNPRMKIFDIIAEPIRFHKLADNEAQVRQIVADLLDHVGLGRASGVKYPHEFSGGQRQRISIARALATRPRLLICDEPTSALDVSVQAQILNLLKDLQDELNLTMLFISHDLPVIRQMCDRIGVMQKGTLLEVAPTEQLFTNPQHEYSKQLISLMPEFKGMSLEGLKLA from the coding sequence ATGGCATTATTGGAAGTTAAAAACCTTCGTATTGAATATCCGTCGCGTCACGGTGTCCACGCTGCGGTGAAATCACTGTCGTTCTCCATCGAGCGTGGTGAAATCGTCGGTGTGGTGGGTGAATCTGGTGCGGGGAAGTCAACGGTCGGTAATGCTGTGATTGATTTGCTGAGCCCGCCGGGAAACATTGCCAGTGGCGATGTTTATCTGGATGGCCAGAAGATTTCTGGCCTGACGCCAGAAGCCATGCGAAAAGTGCGTGGCGCCAAAATCGGGTTCATATTTCAGGACCCAATGACTTCGCTGAACCCCTTGTTTACCGTAGAGCGTCAGCTGACGGAAACCATCGTCACGAATCTGAATGTCAGTCAGGATGAAGCGGTGCGCCGTGCAATTAAACTGATGGAGCAGGTCGGGATCCCGCAACCGGAAGTTCGGATTAAGCAGTATCCGCACCAGTTCTCTGGCGGGATGCGTCAGCGGGTGGTGATTGCAATTGCGCTGGCGGGTGAGCCAGATCTGATTATTGCCGATGAGCCGACAACAGCGCTGGATGTGTCGATTCAGGACCAGATCCTGAGCCTGATCCGCGAACTGTGCGTCAAGAAAAACGTCGGTTGTATGCTGGTGACTCACGACATGGGGGTTGTCTCGAACGTCACGGATCGTGTTGCCGTGATGTATCGGGGCGATCTGGTCGAAATTGGTCCGACAGCACAGGTGCTGGGACATCCAAACCATCCTTATACCAAGAGCCTGATCTCTGCCGTTCCGCGTTCCGATATCAAACTGGAGCGTTTCCCGCTGGTGAGCTATATCGAAGCAGCGGGTGAAACCACGCAGCTGGATGTGAAGAATCACTGGCTGGGCCAAAGCGAAGATCAGCGCCAGTACACTGGTGCCCTGCTGCAGGTCGAGAATGTGAACCTGCGTTTTGTGACCAAAGATTCTTTCTTTGAAAGCCGTCGGGAGTATGTTCAGGCATCCAATAATGTCAGCTTTGAAGTGTTTGAAGGGGAAACCTTCGGCCTGGTGGGAGAGTCCGGTTCCGGAAAGTCGACCATTGCCCGCGTGATTGCTGGCCTGTACCCGCCAAACTCCGGCAAAGTTGTGTTTGAAGGCATTGATCTGACCGCACTGAAAAGTGAGAAAGAGCGCCGCCCGATGCGCCGTCAGATGCAGATGGTTTTCCAGAACCCATACTCTTCGATGAACCCGCGGATGAAAATTTTCGACATCATCGCCGAGCCAATTCGTTTCCACAAATTAGCCGACAATGAAGCGCAGGTGCGCCAGATTGTTGCCGATCTGCTGGATCATGTTGGCTTGGGTCGCGCATCCGGTGTGAAATATCCGCACGAATTCTCCGGCGGTCAGCGTCAGCGGATTTCGATTGCCCGTGCGCTGGCAACCCGCCCAAGACTGCTGATCTGTGATGAACCGACCTCTGCACTGGACGTTTCGGTGCAGGCGCAAATCCTGAACCTGCTGAAAGATCTGCAGGATGAACTCAACCTGACCATGTTGTTTATCAGTCACGACCTGCCTGTGATCCGTCAGATGTGTGATCGCATTGGCGTGATGCAGAAAGGGACGCTGCTGGAAGTTGCCCCGACGGAACAACTGTTTACCAATCCGCAGCACGAGTACAGCAAGCAGCTGATTTCTCTGATGCCTGAGTTCAAGGGAATGAGTCTGGAAGGCCTGAAACTGGCCTGA
- a CDS encoding cytochrome c5 family protein — MEFSLRQLMVAAVATVAISGSAVAADMSAEAITDRIKPVGSVYKEGDAPAETAAASGPRTGDQVYGTFCVACHSSGVMGAPKSGDAGDWGPRIAQGMETMTNHAINGFNAMPAKGTCMDCSDDEIVAAIQHMIEGL, encoded by the coding sequence ATGGAATTTTCTCTTCGACAACTCATGGTCGCAGCAGTGGCTACCGTCGCCATCAGCGGCTCAGCCGTAGCAGCAGATATGTCTGCCGAAGCGATCACAGACCGCATCAAGCCTGTCGGTTCAGTATACAAGGAAGGTGATGCACCTGCCGAAACAGCCGCCGCTTCCGGTCCGCGTACTGGCGATCAGGTCTACGGTACTTTCTGTGTGGCTTGTCACAGCAGCGGTGTGATGGGCGCGCCAAAATCCGGGGATGCGGGTGACTGGGGCCCACGGATTGCCCAAGGTATGGAAACCATGACCAACCATGCGATCAATGGCTTCAATGCGATGCCTGCGAAAGGCACCTGTATGGACTGTAGCGATGATGAAATCGTCGCAGCCATTCAGCACATGATTGAAGGTCTGTAA
- a CDS encoding ABC transporter permease — translation MTTKTTDAPSRWQRFMHSDFIYFFKRDKVAMASFAVFLCFVLMAVFAPLISPTNPYDLNSIDIMDSELAPSWMEFGDARFLLGTDDQGRDILSTIMYGLRISLAIGLFAVALQLFIGIIVGLCAGYFGGRIDSFLMRIADVQLSFSTMMVAIIVSAIFKASFGSDFYSQYAILMLVVIIGIAEWPQYARTVRASVLAEKKKEYVEASRVMGLKSPRIMFRHILPNCLSPILVISTVQVANAIMSEAALSFLGLGMPVDQPSLGSLISIGFNYIFSGSWWITAFPGIVLVTLVLVINLLGDWLRDVFNPKVYKG, via the coding sequence ATGACGACTAAAACGACGGACGCGCCTTCACGCTGGCAGCGTTTCATGCACTCGGATTTCATTTATTTCTTTAAACGAGACAAAGTGGCTATGGCCAGCTTTGCCGTGTTTCTGTGCTTTGTTCTGATGGCGGTGTTTGCCCCTCTGATTTCACCGACGAATCCGTACGATCTGAACAGTATTGATATCATGGACTCGGAGCTGGCGCCGTCCTGGATGGAATTCGGGGATGCTCGCTTCTTGCTGGGTACCGACGATCAGGGCCGTGATATTCTGTCGACCATCATGTATGGCCTGCGAATTTCTCTGGCGATCGGTTTGTTTGCTGTCGCGTTGCAGCTTTTTATCGGCATTATTGTCGGTCTGTGCGCCGGTTATTTTGGCGGCCGGATCGACAGTTTCCTGATGCGGATTGCGGATGTGCAATTGTCTTTCTCCACCATGATGGTGGCCATCATTGTGTCGGCGATTTTCAAGGCCAGCTTTGGCAGTGATTTTTACAGCCAGTACGCCATTTTGATGCTGGTGGTGATTATCGGGATTGCAGAATGGCCGCAGTATGCCCGGACAGTGCGCGCCTCTGTACTGGCAGAGAAGAAGAAAGAATACGTTGAAGCGTCTCGGGTGATGGGTTTGAAATCACCGCGGATCATGTTCCGCCATATTCTGCCGAACTGTCTGTCACCGATTCTGGTGATCTCAACAGTTCAGGTGGCGAACGCCATTATGTCGGAAGCCGCTCTGTCATTCCTTGGACTGGGAATGCCGGTGGATCAGCCGTCACTGGGCTCGCTGATCAGTATTGGCTTCAACTACATTTTCTCAGGTTCTTGGTGGATCACTGCGTTTCCGGGCATTGTGCTAGTGACGCTGGTGCTGGTGATTAACCTACTGGGTGACTGGTTACGGGATGTCTTTAATCCGAAAGTGTATAAAGGTTAA